The Corallococcus exiguus genome has a window encoding:
- a CDS encoding ankyrin repeat domain-containing protein, translating into MSPTNDPKNATPPSDADAAVRDAFTLVRAGDAGKLRELLDAGLPVSVRNERGDSLLMLASYYGHVDATRLLLERGADPEQPNDAGQTPLAGAAFKGNEAIATVLLEAGADVDGAGPDGRTPLMFAAMFDKLEMMELLIQRGADHRVRDADKRTALDYARSMGAARAAERLDPKP; encoded by the coding sequence ATGAGCCCCACGAACGACCCGAAGAACGCTACTCCGCCCTCGGATGCCGACGCCGCCGTGAGGGACGCCTTCACGCTGGTCCGCGCGGGGGACGCCGGGAAGCTGCGCGAGCTGCTCGACGCCGGGCTTCCCGTCAGCGTTCGCAACGAGCGGGGCGACTCCCTGCTGATGCTGGCCAGCTATTACGGCCACGTGGACGCGACGCGCCTGCTGCTGGAGCGCGGCGCGGATCCGGAGCAGCCCAACGACGCGGGCCAGACACCCCTGGCTGGCGCGGCCTTCAAGGGCAACGAGGCCATCGCCACGGTGCTCCTGGAGGCGGGCGCGGACGTGGACGGCGCGGGCCCGGATGGCCGCACGCCGCTGATGTTCGCGGCCATGTTCGACAAGCTGGAGATGATGGAGCTGCTGATCCAGCGCGGCGCGGACCACCGGGTCCGGGACGCTGACAAGCGCACCGCGCTGGACTACGCGCGCTCCATGGGTGCGGCGCGCGCGGCCGAGCGGCTGGATCCGAAGCCCTGA
- a CDS encoding SDR family oxidoreductase has product MAPVALVTGTSTGIGLSTAVHLARQGFEVVATLRDSARADALRERAERESVKLHIRTLDVTSDASTQACVRDVLQAHGRIDLLVNNAGAGYLATMEQTSEEALRRTMEVNFFGVWRVTQAVFPLMREQRSGRIISLSSIGGLVGQPFNDAYCAAKFAVEGFMESLAPVAARLGIHVSLVEPGPVHTEFVNTVRATGNGTQGNGPAVYGELLGRYMRGSAETYASLGQTPDDIARIICEAATSPSPHLRYITSEGMRSLYALKAGDATGDTMVARVATRLD; this is encoded by the coding sequence ATGGCCCCGGTCGCACTCGTCACTGGCACCTCCACTGGCATTGGCTTGAGCACGGCCGTCCACCTGGCACGCCAGGGCTTCGAGGTCGTCGCCACCCTGCGCGACAGCGCCCGAGCGGACGCGCTCCGCGAACGGGCGGAGCGGGAGTCCGTGAAGCTCCACATCCGCACGCTGGACGTGACCAGCGACGCCTCCACCCAGGCGTGTGTCCGCGACGTCCTCCAGGCACACGGCCGCATCGACCTGCTCGTGAACAACGCGGGCGCGGGCTACCTGGCCACGATGGAGCAGACCTCCGAGGAGGCCCTGCGGCGCACGATGGAGGTCAACTTCTTCGGCGTGTGGCGCGTCACCCAGGCGGTGTTCCCTCTCATGCGAGAGCAGCGGTCCGGGCGAATCATCTCCCTGAGCAGCATTGGAGGCCTGGTGGGTCAGCCCTTCAACGACGCGTACTGCGCGGCGAAGTTCGCGGTGGAGGGCTTCATGGAGAGCCTGGCCCCCGTGGCGGCCCGGCTGGGCATCCACGTCTCGCTGGTGGAGCCGGGGCCGGTCCACACGGAGTTCGTCAACACCGTGCGCGCGACGGGCAATGGCACCCAGGGCAACGGACCGGCCGTGTATGGCGAGCTGCTGGGCCGGTACATGCGGGGCTCCGCGGAGACCTACGCGAGCCTGGGACAGACCCCGGACGACATCGCGCGCATCATCTGCGAGGCCGCGACCTCCCCATCGCCGCACCTGCGCTACATCACGTCCGAAGGCATGCGCTCCCTGTACGCCCTCAAGGCCGGGGACGCGACCGGCGACACGATGGTCGCCCGCGTCGCGACGCGCCTGGACTGA
- a CDS encoding FG-GAP-like repeat-containing protein, whose protein sequence is MSLRGSVGFILVLLAAAVGCGDPGVSPLPPEPPVRDAGVLDAGASDDAGVVDAGASDDAGVVDAGASDDAGTSEDAGVLDAGSADDAGTSEDAGVVDGGMLAEVPSPPEAVVAVSGDSAARVFWTAAQDHGSPLTGYIVTASPGGASETVAPDVLEVQVAGLTNGTEYTFTVVAVNAVGPSTPSQPSEPVTPAGRPSAPAGVVATAEVRGATLTWTAPEANGSPVTRYAVDVQPAVEGATVDMTGEQAHVTGLANGTPYTFTVRAWNAVGEGPASATSNAITTPDVPGVPLDVSFQAEDGAAAVSWSAPASDGGHALTGYTVTLQPGDVTRTLPAAQTQTRFTDLANGAAYTLHVVALNAVGTGPEATGTVTPARPPAAPTDVVAVAGMGQLTLTWTAPASTGGSPVTAYRVTPHAAGVPGTAVTVGPDTVTTLTGLPRGTTFTVTVAALNAVGTSADSEPSAAVTTHDVPGAPQTPLATALGNGRVRVDWTPPASNGGIPLTRYVVRAGPSGRTATVAAGVTSATVLGLGGGMHHAFTVQASNALGDGPLSEACDANTPCGLGLGAGPRLSDQASSVVIADFNEDGLPDVGYTDAFGVGVLLGDGAGGLARHHIFTTVPNGREAQVADFNQDGHADLVFLYTASGSAQATVVFGDGTGRFTAKRDLASGTTTGSLVVTDLEGDGKQDLVMADWGSRMLRLFHGDGRGDFAPRHDVPFPDDIRSVAAGDFNGDGLADLFLTHNNFNATVLLADATGGFQTGQTFHTGLYPSAAKSVDLNGDGKLDLAYANTGASSFAVALGDGTGQFGAFADIPVANTPTSLTFVDMDGDDHLDAVVNHDTLNLALLRGDGAGGFNGRQDFVVSSSGRVVVGDLDSDGSQDLLMAGNPIHFLKGDGRGGVRTRMEVATPAIPTWAATGDLNGDGKLDLAVAASNQRVNVSLGEGNGRFGALRTLVTPSNASAVVIVDLDGNGWPDLVTANPSGTPAPTLNGNVSVWMGDGAGGFGPRREFATGLAPNALLAEDFTGDGKVDLVTANSSDHTVSLLTGDGTGGFAARQDSRVTEVPIALASTDVDGDGRRDLVVVGYTGYVETVRNNGTGIFTRKQSVSIGSRPRSIALADFNGDGRMDAAVADSTGNTVTVLSIAPTWGLSTLTTRPTASTPYGLVAADFDRDGKPDLVVVYNPANLGSDYMFSVFPGTGTDTLGPVVRYTTRGSVVAVTSADLDADGRPDLITSQGTHKSVGVFMNFCL, encoded by the coding sequence ATGTCGCTGCGTGGATCCGTCGGATTCATCCTCGTCTTGCTTGCGGCCGCCGTGGGGTGCGGCGACCCAGGCGTCTCGCCACTGCCGCCCGAGCCGCCAGTCCGCGACGCCGGCGTCCTGGACGCAGGCGCCTCCGACGATGCCGGCGTCGTGGATGCAGGCGCCTCCGACGATGCCGGCGTCGTGGATGCAGGCGCCTCCGACGATGCGGGCACTTCCGAGGATGCGGGCGTCCTGGACGCGGGCTCGGCCGATGATGCCGGCACTTCCGAGGATGCGGGCGTCGTGGATGGAGGAATGCTCGCGGAGGTTCCTTCACCGCCGGAGGCAGTGGTCGCGGTGAGCGGGGACAGCGCCGCCCGGGTGTTCTGGACAGCGGCCCAGGACCACGGAAGTCCGCTCACGGGCTACATCGTCACGGCCTCGCCGGGCGGGGCTTCGGAAACGGTCGCGCCGGACGTGCTCGAGGTCCAGGTGGCGGGCCTCACCAACGGAACGGAGTACACGTTCACAGTGGTAGCGGTGAACGCAGTGGGCCCTTCCACGCCGTCCCAGCCCTCCGAGCCGGTGACGCCCGCGGGCAGGCCAAGCGCGCCCGCGGGCGTGGTGGCAACGGCGGAGGTTCGCGGCGCGACCCTGACCTGGACCGCCCCTGAAGCGAACGGCAGCCCCGTCACCCGCTACGCCGTGGACGTCCAGCCCGCCGTGGAGGGCGCGACCGTCGACATGACGGGGGAGCAGGCCCACGTCACCGGCCTGGCCAACGGCACGCCCTACACCTTCACCGTGCGGGCCTGGAACGCCGTGGGCGAAGGGCCCGCGTCCGCGACCTCCAATGCCATCACCACGCCGGACGTGCCCGGAGTCCCGCTGGACGTCTCCTTCCAGGCGGAGGACGGCGCGGCCGCCGTGTCCTGGAGCGCCCCGGCGTCCGACGGAGGCCACGCCCTCACCGGCTACACCGTGACGCTCCAGCCGGGCGACGTGACGCGAACGCTGCCCGCCGCCCAAACCCAGACGCGCTTCACAGACCTGGCCAACGGCGCGGCGTACACGCTGCACGTCGTCGCGCTCAACGCGGTGGGCACCGGCCCCGAGGCGACAGGGACGGTGACGCCGGCCCGTCCTCCGGCCGCGCCAACGGACGTCGTGGCTGTCGCGGGCATGGGCCAGCTCACGCTCACCTGGACCGCGCCTGCCTCCACCGGGGGCTCGCCCGTGACGGCCTACCGGGTGACGCCGCACGCGGCGGGCGTCCCGGGCACGGCCGTCACCGTGGGACCGGACACGGTCACCACACTGACAGGCCTGCCGAGGGGAACCACGTTCACCGTGACGGTCGCCGCGTTGAACGCCGTGGGCACGAGCGCGGACTCCGAGCCTTCCGCGGCGGTCACGACGCACGACGTGCCCGGAGCTCCCCAGACGCCTCTCGCCACTGCGCTCGGCAACGGCCGCGTCCGCGTCGACTGGACGCCCCCCGCATCCAACGGAGGCATCCCCCTCACCCGCTATGTCGTGCGCGCGGGCCCCAGTGGACGCACCGCCACCGTGGCGGCCGGCGTCACCTCCGCCACCGTCCTCGGTCTGGGGGGCGGGATGCACCATGCCTTCACGGTGCAAGCCTCCAACGCGCTGGGAGACGGTCCGCTGTCGGAGGCCTGTGACGCGAACACGCCCTGCGGCCTGGGGCTGGGCGCCGGGCCCAGGTTGTCGGACCAGGCGTCGTCGGTGGTCATCGCGGACTTCAACGAGGATGGCCTTCCCGACGTGGGGTACACGGACGCCTTTGGCGTAGGGGTGCTGTTGGGGGATGGCGCCGGCGGGCTTGCGCGCCATCACATCTTCACGACGGTCCCCAACGGCAGGGAAGCCCAGGTGGCGGACTTCAACCAGGACGGGCACGCCGACCTCGTGTTCCTGTACACCGCTTCCGGCAGCGCCCAGGCCACCGTCGTGTTCGGGGATGGAACAGGCCGCTTCACGGCGAAGCGGGACCTCGCCAGCGGCACCACGACGGGTTCGCTGGTCGTGACGGACCTGGAGGGAGACGGAAAGCAGGACCTCGTCATGGCCGACTGGGGCAGCAGGATGCTCCGCCTGTTCCACGGCGACGGGCGGGGGGACTTCGCGCCCCGGCACGACGTCCCCTTCCCAGACGACATCCGCTCGGTCGCGGCGGGTGACTTCAACGGGGACGGCCTGGCGGACCTCTTCCTCACGCACAACAACTTCAATGCCACGGTGTTGCTCGCGGATGCGACCGGCGGCTTCCAGACCGGCCAGACCTTCCACACGGGGCTGTACCCCAGTGCCGCGAAGAGCGTGGACCTCAACGGCGATGGCAAGCTCGACCTCGCGTACGCGAACACCGGAGCGTCCTCCTTCGCGGTGGCCCTGGGTGACGGCACCGGGCAGTTCGGGGCCTTCGCGGACATCCCGGTGGCCAACACGCCCACGTCCCTGACCTTCGTGGACATGGACGGGGATGACCACCTGGACGCAGTGGTGAACCACGACACCTTGAACCTCGCACTGCTTCGAGGAGATGGCGCGGGCGGCTTCAACGGCCGGCAGGACTTCGTCGTGTCGAGCTCGGGGCGCGTGGTGGTGGGCGACCTGGACAGTGATGGCAGCCAGGACCTGCTGATGGCGGGCAACCCCATCCACTTCTTGAAGGGTGACGGCCGGGGTGGAGTCCGGACGAGGATGGAGGTGGCCACCCCGGCCATTCCCACCTGGGCGGCCACCGGGGACCTCAATGGTGACGGCAAGCTGGACCTCGCGGTCGCCGCCTCCAATCAACGTGTCAACGTGAGCCTGGGGGAGGGCAACGGGCGGTTCGGTGCCCTGCGCACCCTCGTGACGCCTTCGAACGCGAGCGCGGTCGTCATCGTGGACCTGGACGGGAATGGCTGGCCGGATCTCGTCACGGCGAACCCCAGCGGCACGCCCGCCCCCACCTTGAATGGCAACGTCAGCGTGTGGATGGGAGATGGCGCGGGAGGCTTCGGACCGAGGAGGGAATTCGCGACGGGGTTGGCGCCCAACGCGCTCCTCGCGGAGGACTTCACCGGGGATGGCAAGGTGGACCTGGTCACCGCGAACAGCAGTGACCATACGGTGAGCCTGCTGACGGGCGATGGCACCGGAGGCTTCGCCGCCCGCCAGGACTCGCGGGTCACCGAAGTCCCCATCGCGCTCGCCAGCACGGACGTGGATGGCGATGGAAGGCGGGACCTGGTGGTGGTGGGCTACACCGGGTACGTCGAAACCGTACGGAACAACGGAACCGGCATCTTCACCCGGAAGCAGTCTGTCTCTATCGGCTCCCGTCCCCGGTCCATCGCGCTCGCGGACTTCAACGGCGACGGGCGGATGGATGCCGCGGTCGCCGACAGCACGGGCAACACCGTCACGGTGCTGTCGATAGCGCCGACGTGGGGGCTGTCCACCCTGACCACGCGCCCCACCGCAAGCACCCCGTATGGGCTCGTGGCCGCGGACTTCGACAGGGACGGGAAGCCAGACCTCGTCGTCGTCTATAACCCCGCCAACCTGGGCTCGGACTACATGTTCAGCGTCTTTCCAGGGACGGGGACGGATACCCTTGGGCCGGTCGTGCGCTACACCACGAGAGGCAGTGTCGTGGCGGTGACGAGCGCGGACCTCGATGCGGACGGACGGCCGGACCTCATCACGTCCCAGGGAACCCACAAGAGTGTCGGCGTGTTCATGAACTTCTGTCTCTAG
- a CDS encoding transketolase, which translates to MADTLADLAAQLRIDSIRCTTAAGSGHPSSSMSAADIMAVLFQKYLRFDFQQPKAPNNDRFVLSKGHACPVLYSAFKAAGAIDDRELLSLRKFGSRLEGHPNPHVLPLVDVATGSLGQGLAVGVGMALGARMDGLPFRTYVLMGDSETAEGSVWEAFDKAGHYGLDNLCAIIDVNRLGQSRETELGWNLEAYAARARAFGWNAVTLDGHDLGAIDRAFAEAQAKKGQPTCLICKTEKGHGSSLIANQDGWHGKPLPEDKAKDAIRELGGERNVRVQVKKPEALKATVQDKASPLQLPTYEVGQKEATRKAYGDALLALGNARPDVVALDAEVSNSTYSNEFQKAHPKRYFEMFIAEQNMVSSAVGMAVLGKKAFVSTFAAFLSRAYDQVRMAAISNATVHLCGSHAGVSIGEDGPSQMALEDLAMMRAVGGSTVLYPSDANQTAKLLAQVLERQGITYLRSTREKTPVLYPATEDFPIGGSKVVRQSDEDVATVVAAGITLHEALKAYEALKKDGIAVRVIDLYSVKPVDAKTLRKAARETLGRLIVVEDHWAEGGLADAVLEAFTGERERLPIVVRLAVTKMPGSGKPAELLNAAGIDAEHIVEAVTSLREETTARGKPSENAWGHTNA; encoded by the coding sequence ATGGCGGACACCTTGGCGGACCTCGCGGCGCAGCTGCGCATCGACAGCATCCGCTGCACCACGGCGGCGGGCTCGGGCCACCCCAGCTCGTCCATGTCCGCGGCGGACATCATGGCCGTGCTGTTCCAGAAGTACCTGCGCTTCGATTTCCAACAGCCGAAGGCCCCCAACAACGACCGCTTCGTGCTCTCCAAGGGCCACGCCTGCCCGGTCCTCTACTCCGCCTTCAAGGCAGCGGGCGCCATCGACGACCGGGAATTGCTTTCGCTGCGCAAGTTCGGCAGCCGGCTGGAGGGGCACCCGAACCCGCACGTGCTGCCGCTCGTGGACGTGGCCACCGGGTCGCTGGGGCAGGGGCTGGCCGTGGGCGTGGGAATGGCGCTCGGCGCGAGGATGGACGGACTGCCCTTCCGCACCTACGTGCTCATGGGCGACAGCGAGACGGCGGAGGGCTCCGTGTGGGAGGCGTTCGACAAGGCCGGCCACTATGGGCTCGACAACCTGTGCGCCATCATCGACGTGAACCGGCTGGGGCAGAGCCGTGAGACGGAGCTGGGCTGGAACCTGGAGGCCTACGCGGCCCGCGCCCGAGCCTTCGGGTGGAACGCCGTCACGCTGGACGGCCATGACCTGGGCGCCATCGACCGGGCCTTCGCCGAAGCCCAGGCGAAGAAGGGTCAGCCCACCTGCCTCATCTGCAAGACGGAGAAGGGGCACGGCTCCTCGCTCATCGCCAACCAGGACGGCTGGCACGGTAAGCCGCTGCCGGAGGACAAGGCGAAGGACGCCATCCGTGAGCTGGGCGGGGAGCGCAACGTCCGCGTCCAGGTGAAGAAGCCGGAGGCGCTGAAGGCCACCGTCCAGGACAAGGCCTCGCCGTTGCAGCTGCCCACGTACGAGGTCGGCCAGAAGGAGGCCACGCGCAAGGCGTATGGAGACGCGCTCCTGGCGCTGGGCAACGCCCGGCCGGACGTGGTGGCGCTGGACGCGGAGGTGTCCAACTCCACGTACTCGAACGAGTTCCAGAAGGCGCACCCGAAGCGCTACTTCGAGATGTTCATCGCGGAGCAGAACATGGTGTCCAGCGCGGTGGGCATGGCGGTGCTGGGCAAGAAGGCCTTCGTCAGCACCTTCGCGGCCTTCCTGTCGCGCGCCTATGACCAGGTGCGCATGGCGGCCATCTCCAACGCCACGGTGCACCTGTGCGGCAGCCACGCAGGCGTGTCCATTGGAGAGGACGGCCCGTCGCAGATGGCGCTGGAAGACCTGGCGATGATGCGCGCGGTGGGAGGCAGCACGGTGCTCTACCCGAGCGACGCGAACCAGACCGCGAAGCTGCTGGCGCAGGTGCTGGAGCGCCAGGGCATCACCTACCTGCGCAGCACGCGTGAGAAGACGCCGGTGCTCTACCCCGCGACGGAGGACTTCCCCATTGGCGGCAGCAAGGTGGTGCGCCAGTCCGATGAGGACGTGGCGACTGTGGTGGCCGCCGGCATCACGCTGCACGAAGCGCTCAAGGCCTACGAAGCGCTGAAGAAGGACGGCATCGCGGTGCGCGTCATCGACCTGTACTCCGTGAAGCCGGTGGACGCGAAGACGCTGCGCAAGGCCGCGCGCGAGACGCTGGGGCGGCTCATCGTGGTGGAGGACCACTGGGCGGAAGGGGGCCTGGCGGACGCGGTGCTGGAGGCCTTCACCGGTGAGCGCGAGCGGCTGCCCATCGTGGTGCGGCTCGCGGTGACGAAGATGCCCGGCTCCGGCAAGCCCGCGGAGCTGCTGAACGCCGCGGGCATCGACGCGGAGCACATCGTGGAGGCCGTCACCTCGCTGAGGGAGGAGACGACGGCCCGGGGCAAGCCGTCCGAGAACGCCTGGGGCCACACGAACGCGTAG
- the tal gene encoding transaldolase, translated as MNPLRQLAEFGQSVWVDNLQRSYITKGTLKKFIDEDGLKGLTSNPTIFQKAVSGSDDYQDLFDAAKGKGLSGNDLYEQLAVRDVQGAADILKPVYDATKGQDGYASLEVSPGLALDTQGTLEEARRLWKTLSRPNVMIKVPGTIPGLPAFEQLTAEGLNVNVTLLFSQERYKQIAEAYVSGLEKFAASGGDVSRVASVASFFISRIDAIVDKEIEKKLKAGATPEQQKAMEGLSGKVAIANAKLAYRTFKEVFGSSRWKALAAKGAKVQRVLWASTSTKSPKLRDVLYVEELIGRDTVNTMPPATIDAFRDHGKVRPSLEEDLPGAEATMRQLEAAGISMKTVTDELSTDGIRLFTESFDQLLGAVGEKLKKT; from the coding sequence ATGAATCCGCTGCGACAGCTCGCCGAGTTCGGCCAATCCGTCTGGGTGGACAACCTCCAGCGCAGCTACATCACCAAGGGCACGCTGAAGAAGTTCATCGACGAGGACGGGCTCAAGGGGCTCACCTCCAACCCGACCATCTTCCAGAAGGCCGTGTCGGGCAGCGACGACTACCAGGACCTCTTCGACGCGGCGAAGGGCAAGGGCCTCTCCGGCAACGACCTCTATGAGCAGCTCGCCGTGCGCGACGTGCAGGGCGCCGCGGACATCCTCAAGCCCGTGTACGACGCGACGAAGGGCCAGGACGGCTACGCGTCGCTGGAGGTGTCACCGGGCCTGGCGCTGGACACGCAGGGCACGCTGGAGGAGGCGCGGCGGCTGTGGAAGACGCTGTCGCGGCCCAACGTGATGATCAAGGTCCCGGGCACCATTCCGGGCCTGCCGGCCTTCGAGCAGCTCACCGCCGAGGGCCTCAACGTCAACGTGACGCTGCTCTTCAGCCAGGAGCGCTACAAGCAGATCGCCGAGGCCTACGTCTCCGGCCTGGAGAAGTTCGCCGCGTCCGGTGGGGACGTGAGCCGCGTGGCGAGCGTGGCGTCGTTCTTCATCAGCCGCATCGACGCCATCGTGGACAAGGAGATTGAGAAGAAGCTCAAGGCGGGCGCCACGCCGGAGCAGCAGAAGGCGATGGAGGGATTGAGCGGCAAGGTGGCCATCGCCAACGCGAAGCTCGCCTACCGCACCTTCAAGGAGGTCTTTGGGAGCTCTCGCTGGAAAGCGCTCGCGGCGAAGGGCGCCAAGGTGCAGCGCGTGCTCTGGGCGAGCACCAGCACCAAGAGCCCGAAGCTGCGCGACGTGCTCTACGTGGAGGAGCTCATCGGCCGCGACACGGTGAACACCATGCCGCCCGCCACCATCGACGCGTTCCGGGACCACGGCAAGGTGCGCCCCAGCCTGGAGGAGGACCTGCCCGGGGCGGAGGCCACCATGCGCCAGCTGGAAGCAGCCGGCATCTCCATGAAGACGGTGACGGACGAGCTGTCCACCGACGGCATCCGCCTGTTCACGGAGTCCTTCGACCAGCTGCTCGGCGCGGTGGGAGAGAAGCTGAAAAAGACCTGA